The Chloroflexota bacterium genome includes a region encoding these proteins:
- a CDS encoding acetate--CoA ligase family protein → MHLNGLLQPESIAVVGASERPGPGHRIVKNLMTVGFPGEVYPVNPKYNQVLGLKCFPSIKDIPSDVDCLISAVASRHTMTVLKDGAEKGIRAAILLASGFAELGEEGRALQQAVEEFARQTDIAVCGPNCLGILNMHSRIAAYSGPLPERLVAGQLGVVFQSGALACTLTGACDERGIGFSYLISSGNEAGIEASQYIEYLINDPNTAVIASYVEGFKDGRNFVRVAELAAQKQKPIIMLKAGRSEKGRGAILAHTGALAGSELVHRAVFRQKGIITVSDLDELIENVELFLRARRPHGDGVSLITISGGETCLLSDIAADLGLELPDLSPATKEKLAKVLPAFVTLRNPLDSTDPGLVDRDVEAYTRCLEALAQDEHIGVVIISEDARNGLQKSAGRNLILQDAASAAVRATATTDKPVVVLSMTSGFLDQIALETLHASGLPLLQGAREGLGAVRNLIEYSHFLQRRSSSSDTQSLQISVDLAAIRSELRESKGVMVERESKALLSRYGIPVTREGLATSVEEAVEVARNLGFPVALKVESPGLTHKSESGAIELNVPDVHAVESSYWKVLESARRYAPGAAIHGVLVQEMVPKGVEVIVGLKQDPHFGPVVLFGLGGILVEVLRDFSLRPAPLARRDAEEMIREVRGYKILEGVRGSLPADVEGIIDVLFRLSQLGIDLRDEVAEVDINPLLVLEDGLGVKVVDALVVLKESGRY, encoded by the coding sequence GTGCATCTGAATGGGCTCTTGCAACCCGAGTCCATCGCTGTTGTAGGAGCCTCCGAAAGGCCCGGTCCGGGCCACAGGATCGTTAAAAACCTTATGACTGTTGGCTTTCCTGGCGAGGTCTATCCTGTTAATCCAAAGTATAACCAGGTTCTTGGGCTGAAGTGTTTTCCCAGCATCAAGGATATTCCATCTGACGTTGACTGTTTAATCTCGGCTGTAGCCAGTCGTCATACGATGACCGTTCTAAAGGATGGGGCAGAAAAGGGAATCAGGGCGGCCATATTGTTGGCCAGCGGTTTTGCTGAGCTTGGTGAGGAGGGCAGAGCGCTTCAGCAGGCGGTCGAGGAATTCGCCAGACAAACTGACATAGCGGTCTGCGGCCCGAATTGTCTCGGAATTTTGAATATGCATTCCAGGATCGCCGCCTACAGCGGCCCGTTACCCGAGCGGCTTGTCGCTGGACAGCTTGGGGTAGTCTTTCAGAGTGGAGCCCTTGCCTGTACCCTCACTGGCGCATGTGATGAGAGGGGGATTGGCTTTAGTTATCTTATCTCGTCGGGGAATGAAGCGGGTATAGAGGCATCCCAGTACATCGAATATCTCATCAATGATCCAAATACGGCTGTCATCGCCAGCTATGTGGAGGGGTTCAAAGATGGAAGAAATTTTGTCCGAGTCGCTGAACTAGCTGCCCAGAAACAGAAACCAATCATAATGTTGAAGGCTGGACGATCCGAGAAGGGGAGAGGGGCCATCCTCGCTCATACCGGTGCTCTGGCTGGCTCTGAGTTGGTGCACCGCGCTGTTTTCAGGCAAAAGGGGATAATCACAGTCAGCGATCTTGATGAGCTCATCGAGAATGTTGAGCTATTTCTGAGAGCTCGTCGTCCCCACGGGGACGGTGTCAGTTTAATAACCATCTCTGGAGGCGAAACGTGTCTACTCTCCGATATAGCGGCCGATTTAGGACTGGAGTTGCCCGACCTATCCCCAGCAACTAAGGAAAAGCTGGCTAAAGTTTTACCCGCATTTGTTACTCTGCGTAATCCCCTGGATAGCACTGACCCCGGTCTCGTGGATAGGGATGTGGAGGCCTATACCCGGTGTCTCGAGGCTCTTGCTCAAGACGAGCACATCGGTGTGGTCATCATTTCTGAAGATGCCCGCAATGGCCTGCAAAAGAGTGCCGGAAGGAATCTAATCCTTCAGGATGCTGCTTCGGCTGCTGTCCGCGCGACGGCGACCACAGACAAGCCTGTCGTTGTCCTCTCGATGACCTCTGGCTTTTTGGATCAGATCGCCTTGGAGACCTTACATGCCAGCGGACTGCCTTTGTTACAAGGTGCCAGGGAAGGGTTGGGGGCGGTACGAAACTTGATCGAATACAGCCATTTTCTACAGCGACGTAGCTCATCTTCGGATACGCAGTCATTGCAGATTTCCGTAGATCTGGCGGCCATAAGATCCGAGCTGAGGGAATCAAAAGGGGTAATGGTGGAGCGAGAAAGTAAGGCCTTGCTTTCTCGGTACGGTATACCGGTGACAAGGGAGGGCCTGGCTACCTCAGTGGAGGAGGCCGTGGAGGTAGCTCGGAACCTGGGTTTCCCAGTAGCGTTGAAAGTTGAGTCGCCTGGTCTCACCCATAAGAGCGAGTCTGGGGCTATCGAACTCAATGTGCCTGATGTCCACGCCGTTGAGAGCAGTTATTGGAAAGTGCTAGAGAGCGCTCGGCGTTATGCCCCAGGGGCGGCGATCCATGGTGTTCTGGTACAGGAGATGGTACCGAAGGGCGTAGAGGTGATCGTGGGATTAAAGCAGGACCCGCACTTTGGGCCTGTTGTACTCTTCGGCCTGGGTGGAATCCTTGTAGAGGTGCTACGTGATTTCTCCCTGCGCCCGGCTCCCCTCGCCAGACGAGACGCTGAAGAGATGATCAGGGAGGTTAGGGGGTACAAGATTCTGGAAGGGGTGCGGGGGAGCCTGCCTGCTGATGTAGAAGGCATCATCGATGTCTTATTTCGCTTATCTCAGTTGGGAATAGATTTGCGAGATGAGGTGGCAGAAGTAGATATTAATCCTCTTTTAGTCCTGGAAGATGGCCTGGGTGTTAAGGTTGTAGATGCCCTGGTTGTCTTGAAAGAGTCGGGGAGATATTGA
- a CDS encoding ABC transporter permease — MSRYIITRLLLLVPILLGVSIVIFILVRLVPGDVARIYAGLDATDEQVAAIRHQLGLDKPLVVQYLIYLNAVLHGDLGRSVYSRAPVVMEVMARYPATVQLAVTSMCLAVTLGLFLGIIAAIRRNTILDNLCSIVSVTGISMPAFWFGLMLMLVFCEQLRWFPSAGAGSWKNLVLPAITLSTYTTAIVARMTRATLIDVLGQEFIRTARAKGLRERLVVYRHALKNALIPVVTMVGLQVGFLLGGAVIVETVFAYPGLGRLMVDSIKNRDFPIVQGGVLLMATTFVLVNLVVDLLYAYLDPRIRYR; from the coding sequence ATGAGCCGCTATATTATTACCAGATTATTGTTGTTAGTGCCCATACTTTTGGGCGTTTCCATCGTAATATTCATCTTAGTGCGCCTTGTTCCTGGCGACGTAGCCAGAATTTATGCCGGATTAGACGCCACTGATGAGCAGGTGGCTGCTATTCGTCACCAGCTCGGCCTGGACAAACCACTCGTTGTACAATATTTGATCTATTTAAACGCCGTGTTGCACGGTGATCTGGGACGATCGGTCTATTCACGCGCCCCGGTAGTGATGGAGGTCATGGCTCGCTACCCGGCTACTGTGCAGCTGGCGGTAACCAGCATGTGTCTGGCGGTCACCCTTGGACTCTTCTTGGGCATCATCGCGGCCATACGACGGAATACCATCCTTGATAATCTATGCAGTATAGTTTCGGTTACAGGTATATCTATGCCCGCCTTCTGGTTTGGGCTGATGTTGATGCTCGTCTTCTGCGAACAACTCCGCTGGTTTCCTTCAGCTGGGGCCGGCAGTTGGAAGAACCTCGTTTTACCAGCGATAACCCTCAGCACATACACCACGGCCATAGTGGCGCGTATGACCAGGGCAACTCTAATTGATGTGCTGGGACAGGAATTTATCCGTACGGCCAGGGCGAAGGGCTTAAGAGAGAGGCTAGTTGTTTACCGCCACGCTCTAAAAAATGCCTTGATTCCTGTCGTGACCATGGTTGGCCTGCAGGTTGGTTTCCTTTTAGGCGGGGCCGTGATTGTAGAGACTGTTTTCGCCTATCCAGGGCTGGGCAGACTGATGGTAGATTCGATCAAGAACAGAGATTTTCCCATCGTTCAGGGAGGCGTTCTTCTGATGGCCACTACCTTTGTGCTTGTTAATCTTGTGGTTGATTTACTTTACGCCTACCTGGATCCAAGGATACGTTATCGCTGA
- a CDS encoding alkaline phosphatase family protein gives MQRAKGKKVIFIGIDGLMPEMVERFAQEGSIPAMARLMGEGVFSPMYSSPPVDTPTNWTSLATGAWTGTHGINSFGLHLSGEPFGRIHMLEENIFPRFPGIAEDDISELCRAEYIWQAAERAGKRCILVNYPGGWPPSIKEGIVVDGSGPYSSVLSRLSHANRYIAGGDNDPASISLSSASVGMAGNLRGPIPLTFAPAAGWRNLPSSNPPPLEGELVLPRSVGFRMAGGRWVVGDSSETLSYHLLLLGSAADGYDQLLVSKERDAGRAPCVLRVGEWSPWLSEEFQSPYGPVRGKFKLYLEELSSDGRRVNLERTVIFNSQGWAYPQEVADELIEALLPLEREEQLTGEEELTQAVPVVCPVFEPTSVPHQAIGIAAMTRYLAEKYPWDLLFVQIHAPDRLNHDILNGLCPDWVLYDASKEEECWERFRQEYRVLDMMVGDIVDHCADENTVVVVVSDHGGIPCTKMVWLGQALMRAGLLTYRKDPQTGYLVIDWAKTKVVLGDHPLAQNIWVNLKGRDPYGIVEPGEEYERVCSEVIKTLYAVKDPETDECPIALCLRREEAGILGQWGDRVGDIIYYFRPGYTNKLAIISTGPVDPALIPVSGFETVTGGIKTTSSRGVPIQGIHVSYLPGAKHCGCSVQGTMIIAGPGIRKGARCAVPPWTVDIVPMLAHLLGFQPPRQSEGKVLSSILVD, from the coding sequence GTGCAAAGAGCAAAGGGTAAAAAGGTCATCTTTATCGGTATAGATGGTCTGATGCCAGAAATGGTGGAGAGATTCGCGCAGGAAGGGAGCATACCAGCCATGGCCAGGTTGATGGGGGAGGGCGTCTTCTCGCCAATGTACTCCTCCCCACCGGTGGATACGCCCACCAACTGGACCAGCCTGGCCACTGGTGCCTGGACAGGGACGCACGGCATAAATTCCTTTGGGTTACACCTTAGCGGTGAGCCCTTTGGGCGAATCCATATGCTGGAGGAGAACATCTTTCCTCGCTTCCCCGGCATCGCCGAGGACGATATCAGTGAGCTCTGTAGAGCGGAGTACATCTGGCAGGCGGCGGAACGGGCGGGGAAGAGGTGTATCCTGGTCAACTATCCGGGCGGTTGGCCGCCCAGCATCAAGGAGGGGATCGTCGTTGATGGTTCTGGCCCCTACTCCTCTGTTCTCTCCAGGCTGAGTCATGCCAATCGCTACATAGCTGGAGGGGACAATGATCCCGCCTCCATTTCTCTGAGCTCTGCTTCGGTTGGTATGGCGGGCAATTTGCGTGGTCCCATCCCACTCACCTTTGCTCCGGCGGCAGGCTGGCGCAATTTGCCCTCTTCCAATCCCCCACCCCTGGAGGGAGAGCTTGTTTTGCCCCGCTCGGTGGGGTTCAGGATGGCCGGGGGACGTTGGGTGGTGGGAGATTCCAGTGAGACTCTATCCTATCATCTTCTGCTGCTGGGCTCCGCGGCTGATGGTTACGATCAGCTGCTTGTCTCCAAGGAGAGGGATGCTGGGCGTGCCCCTTGTGTCTTGAGGGTGGGGGAGTGGAGCCCCTGGCTCTCTGAGGAGTTCCAGTCGCCCTACGGGCCGGTACGGGGCAAGTTCAAGTTATATCTTGAGGAGTTATCGTCTGACGGGCGGAGGGTGAATTTAGAGCGGACAGTTATCTTTAATTCCCAAGGCTGGGCCTATCCGCAGGAGGTAGCGGATGAGCTGATTGAGGCGCTATTGCCGTTAGAGAGGGAAGAGCAGCTCACGGGAGAGGAGGAGCTCACACAGGCAGTGCCAGTCGTTTGCCCGGTGTTTGAGCCAACGTCTGTCCCACATCAGGCGATAGGCATCGCCGCCATGACACGCTATCTGGCCGAGAAATATCCCTGGGACCTCCTGTTTGTGCAGATCCACGCTCCGGATCGACTCAATCATGATATCCTTAATGGACTGTGCCCAGACTGGGTTCTCTACGATGCCTCAAAAGAGGAGGAGTGCTGGGAAAGATTCCGGCAAGAATATCGTGTTCTGGATATGATGGTAGGCGATATTGTAGACCATTGTGCCGATGAGAACACGGTCGTCGTGGTTGTCTCTGATCACGGGGGGATACCATGCACAAAGATGGTATGGTTGGGACAGGCGCTAATGCGAGCTGGTCTCCTGACGTACAGGAAAGATCCGCAAACAGGATATCTGGTGATTGATTGGGCCAAGACAAAGGTGGTTCTTGGTGATCATCCACTGGCTCAGAACATCTGGGTAAACTTGAAAGGTAGAGATCCCTATGGCATCGTTGAACCTGGAGAAGAATATGAGCGGGTGTGCAGCGAGGTCATCAAGACGCTGTACGCCGTGAAGGACCCCGAGACGGACGAGTGCCCAATCGCCTTGTGCCTGCGCAGGGAGGAGGCAGGCATTCTGGGGCAGTGGGGGGATAGGGTTGGGGACATAATATATTATTTCCGGCCAGGGTATACGAATAAATTGGCCATTATTAGCACAGGTCCCGTAGACCCAGCTCTGATACCAGTAAGCGGATTTGAGACAGTAACGGGCGGTATAAAGACGACCTCTTCCCGTGGTGTGCCTATCCAGGGGATCCATGTCTCCTATTTGCCGGGGGCAAAGCACTGTGGCTGCTCTGTCCAAGGAACTATGATCATAGCTGGCCCTGGCATCAGGAAGGGAGCCAGATGTGCCGTTCCCCCCTGGACTGTAGATATCGTGCCTATGCTAGCTCATTTGCTTGGATTCCAGCCCCCAAGACAGTCAGAGGGAAAGGTGCTCAGCAGTATATTAGTTGATTGA
- a CDS encoding ABC transporter permease encodes MMEGSAAKLETDLTKFSSLSSEMKPVRRARAVFLKRLLKNRTAILGCILLSAIILTAIFAPYLAPYNPIRQNLDEALQMPSGKHLLGTDEFGRDILSRIIYGSRISLSVAVAGVVLALVIGVPLGLMAGYCGTLVDNLIMRSTDVLLAFPGLLLAIAITAALGVGLIPVCIAVSIVSVPAYVRLMRASVLVTKELDFVQAARVLGATGMRILVKHILPNSWTPIIVQASLNSATAILTVSGLSFLGLGAQPPTPEWGAMLSTGRAYLRIAPQIATFPGIAIMIAVLGLNLVGDGLRDALDVRMKL; translated from the coding sequence ATGATGGAAGGATCAGCAGCGAAATTGGAGACCGATCTAACGAAGTTTTCCTCCCTGTCCTCGGAAATGAAGCCGGTCCGCAGGGCGAGAGCAGTATTCCTGAAGAGATTGCTGAAAAACCGCACGGCTATCCTGGGATGTATTCTGTTAAGTGCGATCATACTTACGGCCATTTTTGCTCCCTATCTAGCTCCTTACAACCCCATACGGCAGAATCTTGATGAGGCCTTGCAAATGCCCAGTGGCAAGCATTTACTGGGTACAGATGAATTCGGCCGAGATATCCTGAGTAGAATAATTTATGGCTCCCGCATCTCACTTTCTGTGGCTGTTGCCGGGGTAGTATTAGCCCTGGTCATTGGTGTTCCTTTGGGATTGATGGCTGGTTATTGTGGAACATTAGTCGACAATCTGATTATGCGGTCAACTGATGTATTGTTAGCTTTTCCAGGGTTGCTCCTGGCCATAGCTATCACGGCCGCACTAGGGGTTGGGCTTATTCCCGTATGCATTGCGGTTAGCATCGTGTCGGTTCCGGCCTATGTCCGGCTGATGCGCGCCTCGGTCTTGGTGACCAAGGAATTAGATTTTGTGCAGGCCGCCCGCGTATTGGGCGCTACTGGTATGCGGATTTTGGTTAAGCATATCCTGCCTAATTCCTGGACACCAATCATCGTGCAAGCAAGCCTGAACAGCGCTACAGCGATATTGACCGTTTCTGGGCTCAGTTTTTTGGGTCTTGGGGCACAACCCCCCACTCCGGAATGGGGGGCTATGCTGAGCACGGGGCGTGCCTATCTGCGCATAGCTCCTCAAATAGCTACTTTTCCTGGCATAGCCATCATGATTGCTGTGCTTGGACTCAATCTGGTCGGAGATGGACTGCGGGATGCCCTCGATGTGCGGATGAAGCTATGA
- a CDS encoding ABC transporter substrate-binding protein, translating to MKTVISLSMAILLMASVLVGCAAPVAAPTATPAPPGVTPVAATPKPGGTLTVVSAADFTNMDPGTTTDSASVAARTNIYDGLVDWDTKMQVIPGLAESWKLSADGTTYTFHLRRGVKFQDGTPFNAAAVEFSLNRVIKGEGVFPAKIALSFLSGVKVIDDYTVEVASAGPYAPMLPMLASGPASIVSPEAVKKEGKDFGLRPVGTGPFKFVEWMRGDHLTLEKNPAYWQGAPKVDKVILLMASVLVGCAAPVAAPTATPAPPGVTPVAATPKPGGTLTVVSAADFTNMDPGTTTDSASVAARTNIYDGLVDWDTKMQVIPGLAESWKLSADGTTYTFHLRRGVKFQDGTPFNAAAVEFSLNRVIKGEGVFPAKIALSFLSGVKVIDDYTVEVASAGPYAPMLPMLASGPASIVSPEAVKKEGKDFGLRPVGTGPFKFVEWMRGDHLTLEKNPAYWQGAPKVDKVIYRIVPEAAARVTMLRTGEGDVVENVPPLEVDSFKDSKTVNIIKTVSARTMWFRLNMTKKPFDNKLVRQAINYAVDKKKIIDTILRGTAVPADAPMAPADFGYVGSKVYDFNPDKAKQLLKEANFDFATKLVMWAPEGRYVMGREVCEATQAQLQNLGLNVELKVWGDFPAYMKALDSLEFDLQYDGWYPNVTDADSALYQVFNGKYAGQAFNRTKYNNPRVNELLEKGRTTIDPKAREEIYKEVQKIIMDDAPSLFMFYPTIFTGTSSRVRGVNVLPIERIIVKNAWLE from the coding sequence GTGAAAACGGTTATATCTTTGTCGATGGCTATTCTGCTTATGGCGTCGGTTTTAGTGGGGTGTGCTGCACCAGTGGCGGCTCCAACGGCTACCCCAGCTCCCCCCGGTGTAACGCCAGTCGCAGCGACACCCAAGCCTGGTGGGACATTAACGGTAGTCAGTGCGGCTGATTTCACGAACATGGACCCTGGCACTACGACTGACTCGGCATCGGTAGCAGCTAGAACAAACATCTATGATGGCCTGGTCGACTGGGATACAAAGATGCAGGTCATACCTGGTTTGGCGGAATCGTGGAAACTTTCTGCCGATGGTACCACCTATACTTTTCATCTCAGACGCGGGGTCAAGTTTCAGGACGGAACACCATTCAATGCTGCGGCCGTGGAGTTCAGTCTGAATAGGGTCATCAAAGGAGAAGGGGTCTTCCCGGCCAAAATAGCCTTGTCGTTCCTCTCCGGCGTGAAGGTAATTGATGACTACACCGTAGAGGTAGCAAGCGCCGGTCCCTACGCCCCGATGCTGCCGATGTTGGCCTCTGGTCCGGCCTCTATCGTCAGTCCGGAGGCTGTAAAGAAGGAAGGGAAGGATTTTGGGTTGCGCCCAGTAGGAACTGGTCCGTTCAAGTTTGTGGAGTGGATGAGGGGTGATCATCTTACTTTGGAGAAGAACCCTGCTTACTGGCAAGGAGCACCTAAAGTCGACAAGGTTATTCTGCTTATGGCGTCGGTTTTAGTGGGGTGTGCTGCACCAGTGGCGGCTCCAACGGCTACCCCAGCTCCCCCCGGTGTAACGCCAGTCGCAGCGACACCCAAGCCTGGTGGGACATTAACGGTAGTCAGTGCGGCTGATTTCACGAACATGGACCCTGGCACTACGACTGACTCGGCATCGGTAGCAGCTAGAACAAACATCTATGATGGCCTGGTCGACTGGGATACAAAGATGCAGGTCATACCTGGTTTGGCGGAATCGTGGAAACTTTCTGCCGATGGTACCACCTATACTTTTCATCTCAGACGCGGGGTCAAGTTTCAGGACGGAACACCATTCAATGCTGCGGCCGTGGAGTTCAGTCTGAATAGGGTCATCAAAGGAGAAGGGGTCTTCCCGGCCAAAATAGCCTTGTCGTTCCTCTCCGGCGTGAAGGTAATTGATGACTACACCGTAGAGGTAGCAAGCGCCGGTCCCTACGCCCCGATGCTGCCGATGTTGGCCTCTGGTCCGGCCTCTATCGTCAGTCCGGAGGCTGTAAAGAAGGAAGGGAAGGATTTTGGGTTGCGCCCAGTAGGAACTGGTCCGTTCAAGTTTGTGGAGTGGATGAGGGGTGATCATCTTACTTTGGAGAAGAACCCTGCTTACTGGCAAGGAGCACCTAAAGTCGACAAGGTCATCTACAGGATCGTTCCAGAAGCGGCGGCCAGGGTAACGATGTTACGTACTGGAGAGGGCGACGTGGTGGAGAACGTGCCACCCCTGGAGGTCGATAGCTTCAAGGATAGCAAAACAGTCAACATCATCAAAACGGTAAGTGCTCGCACCATGTGGTTCAGGCTAAATATGACCAAAAAACCCTTCGATAACAAGCTGGTGAGACAGGCGATCAACTATGCCGTGGATAAGAAAAAGATTATTGACACAATATTGCGAGGAACAGCTGTCCCCGCCGATGCGCCCATGGCTCCGGCTGATTTTGGCTATGTTGGGTCAAAGGTGTATGACTTCAATCCTGATAAGGCCAAGCAGCTGCTCAAGGAAGCAAACTTCGACTTTGCCACCAAGCTCGTTATGTGGGCTCCTGAGGGTAGGTATGTAATGGGCAGGGAGGTATGCGAAGCTACCCAGGCCCAGCTGCAAAACCTTGGCCTAAATGTTGAACTGAAGGTCTGGGGAGATTTTCCAGCTTACATGAAGGCCTTGGATAGTCTTGAGTTTGATCTCCAGTACGATGGTTGGTATCCCAACGTCACAGACGCTGATTCGGCTCTGTATCAGGTGTTCAATGGCAAGTACGCTGGCCAGGCATTCAACCGTACCAAGTATAATAATCCCCGCGTAAACGAGCTCCTTGAGAAAGGGAGGACGACTATCGACCCCAAAGCCCGCGAGGAGATATACAAGGAAGTCCAAAAAATCATCATGGATGATGCGCCTTCTCTATTTATGTTCTACCCGACGATCTTCACGGGCACAAGCAGCCGCGTGCGAGGAGTGAATGTTCTGCCTATAGAACGCATCATTGTCAAGAACGCCTGGCTCGAATAA